The following are from one region of the Bactrocera oleae isolate idBacOlea1 chromosome 6, idBacOlea1, whole genome shotgun sequence genome:
- the LOC106620483 gene encoding regulation of nuclear pre-mRNA domain-containing protein 1B isoform X1, translating into MSAFSETALLKKLGELNSSQQSIQTLSLWLIHHRKHHASIVKTWLKELQTAVSEGKKLTFMYLANDVIQNSKKKGPEYGKEFAQILPKVFQHIGESCTSDKLFGSLGRILNIWDERGVYDTKQIAEYRARLNKDHKDNNTATASSSGNSSAPTATESNTNGSHGSNTKEKSEKREKRKHDESKTAKVKRSRPTTVAEEKPSAGQNGDAEHLSPYLPLGEPPEPEDLIKALANIENSASSDAVVRERIANLPPEISEISCLTKLEDKDAAKALAKQVNEAVQLLNEYNTRLAAEMEERTKLASMLRDFQAEQKELLVQAEKRLEEYKQKLNRMVAVQKEIRDHLSNLPDLTQLPDVTGGLAPLPSAGDLFNIH; encoded by the exons ATGTCCGCGTTTTCTGAAACGGCGTTGCTAAAGAAGCTGGGTGAATTAAATTCTAGTCAGCAAAGTATACAGACGCTATCGCTGTGGTTAATACATCATCGCAAACACCATGCGTCAATTGTGAAAACTTGGCTGAAAGAGCTACAAACTG CAGTTTCCGAGGGCAAAAAGTTGACATTCATGTATCTGGCCAATGATGTCATACAAAATAGCAAGAAAAAGGGTCCTGAATATGGCAAAGAATTCGCACAAATATTGCCCAAAGTATTTCAACACATTGGTGAATCGTGCACATCGGACAAGCTCTTCGGTAGTCTTGGacgtattttaaatatttgggaCGAACGCGGTGTTTACGATACGAAACAAATTGCAGAATATCGTGCACGTTTAAATAAAGATCATAAAGATAATAATACAGCAACAGCTAGTAGCAGCGGCAACAGCAGTGCCCCCACAGCTACTGAGTCAAACACAAACGGTAGTCATGGTAGTAACACAAAAGAAAAGTCTGAAAAACGGGAAAAGCGTAAGCATGATGAAAGTAAAACGGCAAAAGTGAAACGTTCGCGTCCAACTACGGTTGCTGAGGAAAAACCAAGTGCTGGTCAAAATGGTGATGCTGAACATTTGAGTCCATATTTGCCGTTGGGTGAACCACCAGAACCGGAAGATTTGATCAAAGCGCTGGCGAATATTGAAAATTCCGCTTCAAGTGATGCCGTAGTTCGCGAACGTATTGCCAATTTGCCACCGGAAATATCTGAGATCAGTTGTCTTACTAAACTGGAAGATAAGGATGCAGCTAAAGCATTGGCTAAACAG GTTAATGAAGCTGTACAGTTGCTGAATGAGTATAATACACGCCTCGCTGCCGAAATGGAGGAGCGTACAAAATTAGCTTCTATGCTCCGAGATTTCCAAGCGGAGCAAAAAGAACTCTTGGTTCAAGCTGAAAAACGTCTAGAG GAATACAAGCAAAAGCTCAATCGAATGGTTGCCGTACAAAAGGAAATTCGTGATCATCTATCGAATTTGCCAGATTTAACGCAGTTACCGGATGTGACTGGTGGCTTAGCACCACTACCATCAGCCGGCGATCTCTTcaatatacattaa
- the LOC106620483 gene encoding regulation of nuclear pre-mRNA domain-containing protein 1B isoform X2 yields MSAFSETALLKKLGELNSSQQSIQTLSLWLIHHRKHHASIVKTWLKELQTVSEGKKLTFMYLANDVIQNSKKKGPEYGKEFAQILPKVFQHIGESCTSDKLFGSLGRILNIWDERGVYDTKQIAEYRARLNKDHKDNNTATASSSGNSSAPTATESNTNGSHGSNTKEKSEKREKRKHDESKTAKVKRSRPTTVAEEKPSAGQNGDAEHLSPYLPLGEPPEPEDLIKALANIENSASSDAVVRERIANLPPEISEISCLTKLEDKDAAKALAKQVNEAVQLLNEYNTRLAAEMEERTKLASMLRDFQAEQKELLVQAEKRLEEYKQKLNRMVAVQKEIRDHLSNLPDLTQLPDVTGGLAPLPSAGDLFNIH; encoded by the exons ATGTCCGCGTTTTCTGAAACGGCGTTGCTAAAGAAGCTGGGTGAATTAAATTCTAGTCAGCAAAGTATACAGACGCTATCGCTGTGGTTAATACATCATCGCAAACACCATGCGTCAATTGTGAAAACTTGGCTGAAAGAGCTACAAACTG TTTCCGAGGGCAAAAAGTTGACATTCATGTATCTGGCCAATGATGTCATACAAAATAGCAAGAAAAAGGGTCCTGAATATGGCAAAGAATTCGCACAAATATTGCCCAAAGTATTTCAACACATTGGTGAATCGTGCACATCGGACAAGCTCTTCGGTAGTCTTGGacgtattttaaatatttgggaCGAACGCGGTGTTTACGATACGAAACAAATTGCAGAATATCGTGCACGTTTAAATAAAGATCATAAAGATAATAATACAGCAACAGCTAGTAGCAGCGGCAACAGCAGTGCCCCCACAGCTACTGAGTCAAACACAAACGGTAGTCATGGTAGTAACACAAAAGAAAAGTCTGAAAAACGGGAAAAGCGTAAGCATGATGAAAGTAAAACGGCAAAAGTGAAACGTTCGCGTCCAACTACGGTTGCTGAGGAAAAACCAAGTGCTGGTCAAAATGGTGATGCTGAACATTTGAGTCCATATTTGCCGTTGGGTGAACCACCAGAACCGGAAGATTTGATCAAAGCGCTGGCGAATATTGAAAATTCCGCTTCAAGTGATGCCGTAGTTCGCGAACGTATTGCCAATTTGCCACCGGAAATATCTGAGATCAGTTGTCTTACTAAACTGGAAGATAAGGATGCAGCTAAAGCATTGGCTAAACAG GTTAATGAAGCTGTACAGTTGCTGAATGAGTATAATACACGCCTCGCTGCCGAAATGGAGGAGCGTACAAAATTAGCTTCTATGCTCCGAGATTTCCAAGCGGAGCAAAAAGAACTCTTGGTTCAAGCTGAAAAACGTCTAGAG GAATACAAGCAAAAGCTCAATCGAATGGTTGCCGTACAAAAGGAAATTCGTGATCATCTATCGAATTTGCCAGATTTAACGCAGTTACCGGATGTGACTGGTGGCTTAGCACCACTACCATCAGCCGGCGATCTCTTcaatatacattaa